In Malaclemys terrapin pileata isolate rMalTer1 chromosome 22, rMalTer1.hap1, whole genome shotgun sequence, the DNA window TAGAAGTGTACTTTCTACTGTTGGTTGCTTGTAGCCCTTTCTGtctttattccttatacttggtatcacttgTTCCTGTGTCCTGCtgttaaataaatctgttttacttttactattcAGTGCCGTGATGGAAAGGCAGGGCATGTGAACCCCAGTTAACAGGCCACAGGGTATTGTCTCTTTTTAAAGGAGCAACATAGGTAATCACTTCTGGGAGTGTTcaggaggcggggctgggtgtCTCTGGGGAACTCGGGAGTTGGGGCTCGCCGTTTGTTACCAGCAAGGCCAGGTTTGGATTGGCTGGGTcctggtgagtttgctggcaaggcagacgaGCCAGCGCAGGGAAGGGGGTTGTCACACAGCTTAGCAGTAGCAAAACTCTACTGAGGGAGTGACAGTCACAATTCTGGGAACCCCAGCAGATCaccacaaagtgtgtgtgtgtgtgtgtgtgtccctgtgtgCACGTACATGCATGTATTTCTGTTggcctttccccacttcctgcgaAGGTTTTAACCCGTTGGATACGCTTTATTCCACTTTGTACCTTTTATTAAACACAAATTACCCCAGTGCCACCAAGAGACACCCCCACCTCCATACCCTCCCCAAACACCGCTCTAAGGTGAGCATTTCAATAGGGCTGAGGCTCCCAACTCTCACAGCCTAGGGGAGTTGGGTGCATCACACCCGTTAggtgacttttgaaaattccgCCCTCGGTCTCTACCCAGCGCCTAGCCCATGACAGCAGGACCAGCCTTTGATAGGGTGTCCCGGGGAGGCACTCCTGCCCAGGACTGGCTTGCGAGAGGGTTGGGTGTCCGTcagagtgcagggctggctcGGCTGTCTGCAGCACCACTCCGCTGAGGAGCGGCGTGTGCTTTATGGACATGGCAAGGGAACGACCCACGTGAGcaaggctgggctggggaagggcacggAGTTAGGCCTTGCTCTGAGGTGGCCTGCTGGGATGGCCTGTCGTCCGCTGGATCGCGCAGGTGGCTGCGAGGAGGGGGGGGTTGTCCTAAGGGATCTCACCacctctctctatctctcttgTGTCCTCCAGGTGTTGGTTCTCCTCGGGCAGGTAACATGGAGCAGCTGAACTGACCTGAGGAGCCGTCCCAGTGAGTGTCAatctgtgtggtgggggggagggacaggcagtcACATTGGTGAGTCAATGGAAAGGTTTTGCACCTTGGGAGTTGTTTGCCCCTCATGCAGAACCTATGTGACTAAGGGGCAGAGCAAATGCAGAGCCCCTTCGAGAGGGAGAGCGCAGTGTGTTGCTCCCTGCGATGTTCTGCGTCTGCAtggaaccaccaaagtccagacaGGCTCTGAAGGTacagcccccccgctcccctaCAGCACAGCGCACCAGCCACCCCACGGCCTCCTCCGGCCCCTGCAGGAGGTAGTTCTCACCCCCCTCGCTGGCTGCCTGCTGCAGCATGTCCCGGCCAGTGGGTCAATGGCTGAGAGGGCAGAAGATGGCCAGCAAGGGCTGCTGCTGCGGCCCTGAGTCTGTGCGTGGGCAGGATTTCACAGAGGGTCTCTTCTCTCTCGCTGGCTTCAATGGGGTTTggtatttcctcctcctcctcctcctcccccactctctctgccgtccatctaacccagggctgccagtggcaggtgtctgggatggcTCTGTCGCTCCGCATTAAGAGACGCCAGCCTGCGCGCCCCCCGCATCCACCAATCTCCTGCCGCCGCCACCGCTCCGGGCACCAGCCTCCgctgctcagctctgcctccGGAGCTCCCCGCGTGCACACAGTGCAGTTGTGCTCTCGGACTGacgggcgggcggggggagacGCAGCCATGTTCCCTCttactttcctcccctccccccgaaagcAGGGAAAATAACAAGCATGCCCAGAGCCCACCCTCCAGCCAGCACCCCCTACCCCCCTGCCAAGAGATCCCTCCTGCCAGGTCCCCGTCAGCCATGCCATCAAGGCCCTAAGACTGGCCACttgggcaggagcactgggcctTTCTCCAGCGTGCCCGGGGCTCGAGCTAGGGCAGGCCGCAGTGGGGCCCGGCGGCTGGGAGGTGTCTCCTTCCCCGGGAGCCCACTCGAGTGCAGCTGAGTCGCACGTTGAATGAAACACGGACTGAGCAGGGTCcctcctgggcctgtgggtcTAAGGCGCTGGGCTCGGAGGACGATGCTACTTCAGCCGATCTCGTTGCTGGGCCGCACATGGGCTGGATGTGATGTGACGCTCTTGCACGGGGATGTGGAGAGGCTGGGGAGGGAATGGGCCGTGCCGGCTACAGCGGGGGCCAGGATGCCTGCTGCACACTATCGGGTACAGCCAGCATGAGCATCTGCTTCCCCTTCAGCGCCACCACAGCCGGAGACCTCAGCCGGGACGCAGGAGAAGGGCGGGGTCCTGCTTTCTTTGAAGTTGAATGGCCCAGCCCTTCCTGAGTTCCGCAAGGCAGAGCGTCCCCAGGCAGGCAGCGTCTCTAGATCTGACCCTGTGTCATGCCCCGGCCCGAGGCATGCATTGCTACCTGCGTGGCACAGGGTGTCGACTAGCGCAGGGAGCTCTCTGCCTCTGAAGCCGCTCTCCGGCTGATCTGGCCAGCAGAGAATCCCACTGCAGAGTCCAGACCTGGGCCCGTCTGTGCTAGGAGCCGGGCCTGCGGTAGCCACTCTGGGGAGACtttccagaaacctcccccaTGTAGACGAGGCCTCGGTGCTGAGCTCAGCCCAGCACGTGTGGTTACAACCGAGCAGGCCCtgggcagccacccagcagcagAGACGCCCCCGACTAGACGCAGGCTGGGAGCCGCAGCCTGACCACGGCTGCGCAGGGTTCTTCCTGTTtccgtggctgcaggggagggcgctcAGCTGAGCCTGCAGACGCTGTAGAAACCAAGTCAGTATCTGCGTTGTTCTAGCAATGCACCTCGCTCCTGGCCAGCATCCCCTTGACGCCCTTCTCTGCCCGTCCCAGGCTCCCCATGCCTGCCTCTGCCCACGGGTCTCAGTCCTGGCCTGGCACAGTTCTCCTAATGCACCCAccgcctctccttcccccaggcaTGAGTCCGCCCACGCCTgacctgctgctcctgccctatgCGGGAGGGAGCTGAGCCTCTCGAACGCCTCCGCTGGGGACCTGGGCCGGATCCGCAGCTGGTGCAAACTGCCGTCAGTGCTGATCTACACCAGCCCATCTCTGCCCTTTGCCTGCTCCAGGGCAAAGTCCCGCGCTATGTGGGAGAAACGCTGCAGCTGGCACGGGCTGCAGTCCCTGCAGAAGGGAGAGTGAATAATAGGGACCGGCGACAATCAGGGACCCTGGATGCAGCAGGGATCTCACCAGCCTTCCTGGGAATCCACCAGGATCCCCGGCCTTGCTTTGCCACAGCTCCATCAGGgctggcctgggggcggggggagtgaatTTCTACCCGCTCTGCCAGACCCGTCACTAGAGTACCTGGGCACCAGCCATTCTGTGTGTTTAGCTCCAGCTTCATGGATTAAAGGCATCCAGCCTGgcctcccacagcccagctccctgcccctgctggcCGGACTCCTGTGCCCTCCCTAACCCCTGGCAGCTGGGCACacctctgtccccctcctcctaCAACTTGACCCACTGACCTTATTGCCAGGCAACCAGCATGTGGCAGATGGCGAGAGAAGGAAGCGGAGTTTgacagctggggaggagggcgaagTCAGTGAGCGCcccatatccctcccccccccccacacacacacccatggaGCTGTGTGGTCACACATGTGCCGTCACACGCAGCCAGACACGCACTCCCAGGCGGGAGAGGCACCAAGTTGCCCGCACGGGCAGCCATGTGCAAGGAAGAGGCGGGTGGGGACCGGCTGCATGGACCGTTGCTCTGCAGCAGCGCAGCAGGAAGGTGGGGCTCTCTGGCTGGGTGCatctggggggggcaggaagggggcattGGTTTGCTTTGGCGAGGAGCAGTGGGGTGGGCTGCTGGGGGGATGGACTCACCGGGCTGCTGGccagtgcagggggagggagcagtcCAGTTCCATCTGGGAGGATCGTGGTTCCGCTCCGGGTGATGGGTCCGTTCTAGTCCAGCAGCGCACCAGAGTCGCTGATGGGCAGCGGTGCACGGTCTGTGGCGTGTGCTAGCAGAGTTCCTGGAGGAAGGGCATGGTCTCTTTGCCCGGTGGCTGACCCCgcgctctctcctccccctgcaggcTTTGCCCAGAATGGGCTGTGTGTATTGCAAGGAGAAGGAGTCGAATAAAGGCCAGACAGAGAACATCGATGGCACGACCGGCTCGGCATCGAAATCCTGCTACGGCCCCGACCCGACGCAGCAGAATCCCTCCAGCAGCTTCACCCGCATCCCCGACTTTAACAACTTCCACAGCACGCCCGCCGGCGCCCCCGCCTTCATGGGCCCCGGCCTCTATCCCAACAGCACCTTGTGTGGAGGGGGGATCACAGGTCAGTCTCCGTGGTGCCCCTGCCGTGGGGCTCAAGTGGATGCAGCACCGGGCTGGGTTTCTAttccctggcctgctgggtgacctggccCAATCACTtccctgccccgtgcctcagtttcccctctcaccctgcaTCTatcagactgtgagctcttcggggcaggggcagtgcctggtgCGACGTGACCTCAAGCCACGACTGTAATACACAGAGTGACGGTGGCAGCTCACAGCAGCCTGCCCAAGCTCTCCTGCCCATGGCAGATTCCTCACTGCCCTGTCCCTGTGTCTCGCAGGCGGGGGCGTGACCCTCTTCATTGCCTTGTACGATTACGAAGCCCGGACGGAGGATGACCTGACGTTCCTGAAGGGGGAGAAATTCCACATTATCAACAATACGTGAGTGTCCCATTCGGGGCTGGGCCCCTCTCCTCCAGGAACCCTGTCCCCCCTTCGCCCACAACGAAGTGCAAACGCACCCGGGTCTGATGTTGGCTGGGGCTCCCCGCCTCACGCGGCCCTGCTCCGACAGCAGCTtggctgggggatttcacagccCATTGGCGTTTGCACCACAAGCCCAGCTAACCAGCTAGGCCGAGTTAAACCCATTGGGGaccgggcagggggcagaggtgaCAAACCCAGGCCTGAGCCTGTTGCTTTCTGCGGAAGACCTTGCTCCCAGGTCTAAGTTGGCTGGCCCtggtggggcaggctgggagcagcTGAGGAGTGGCTCGTCCTCTGGCATGAATGCTGGATGCCACATGACGTGGGAGCGGGACAGAGGGGCTCAGCGGGGTCTCCAAGATGGGCTGAATGCCTGCCTTTGAGGGGCGGGGCTTCCTCGCAGACTCTCACCCCGTCTCTTTGGTTCCACAGCGAGGGCGACTGGTGGGAGGCGAGGTCCCTGAACACAGGGGCCACGGGCTACGTCCCCAGCAACTACGTGGCCCCGGTGGACTCCATCCAGGCGGAAGAGTGAGTAGGACAGCCCTGGGCTGACTGGCGGTCAAATGGGTTCCGTTCCCCAGAGCCCGGTGTactggctgggggcagaggagggagccaGTGACCCAGGGACGTCCAAGAgatgctccatcccctcccccccagcacccttgGGGCATTGCAGACACCTAGCCAATCcctccccgacacacacacacacacacactctgtaccAAGGCACCCCAGCTCTAGGAGTTGCCTCTCCATATCAAACCAGCGGGGTCACACGGTGGTAACCTGCTTCCAGCAGTGCCTGATGCTTCAGGTGGTGAAATCTCCCGTGATGCACCTTGCTGGCAAGTGGGaggaatttccttcctgacctctgtaaTGTCAtctgatgccctgaagcatgatagTGGATTACCCCTATCTTAACCTAGATAAATATTGCTGTAGTACCTTCTGCTCCCAGATCCCCAAGCACATTGCACCCATTAGTAAATTCATCCCtacagccctgctgggaggtaggTAAGGTAAGTAAGGTTTATTATCCCCAGTTTGTAGAAGggaaaattgaggcagagagaggataaAAGGCTTCCATCCTGTGATCGGGCACCTGAACTCCTATTTAATGGCAGGGACTAAGGTTGAAAAATCTGGCCTCAgcaacttgcctaaggtcactctGAGGggcggagccaggaatagaacccaggagtcctgactccctgattttTGTTCTAAGTCTCAAACATACTGCCCCACCCAGTACCTCCCTGTGCATGTGTGTACATCAGCTGCCCAGCTACCATATTCTGTCTATTTCAAttgcacctagaggccccagccgaGATTAAGGCCCCACTATGCAGGGTGCTGTATGTACTGAAGTAAGAGAGCGTCCCGCCCCAGAGAAGCTGCAGAGAGACACAGGCTGGGAGAACAgacgctgcattctccccattttacagatgggagactgaggctccgggagagtcGGTGATCTTCCCAAGTGCTCTCAGGAAGCCAGGAGCCGACGCAGCTCTCTGAGTCTCTCACGGCTGGGCCGTAACATCCTTCCCCTGGCCCTCTGTCTTCGTTTGAGAGTTCTGGATCCCCGCAGGTGGGGCGTAGGTGAGCCGTGGCTGCCAGGTGCCCCCGGGCACGTTACTAACCCTCCCTCTCCTTGCCCTCCGCGCCAGGTGGTACTTTGGGAAGATGGGGCGAAAGGACGCTGAGAGGCAGCTGCTGTGTCAGGGCAACCCCCGAGGGACCTTCCTCATCCGTGAGAGCGAGACCACCAAAGGTAGCGGCCGCGCCCTTCAGCAacccggggtgtgtgtgtatggagcgGGGGTGCtctgggagaggcagcaggggccaggatgCTTCTCCACACCGGCAGCCAGCTGAGGGGATGCGCTTCCCAGCACGCAGTAGCAGAGATTTCTTTTGCCCCCAGCCCCGCGTGCCTGGGGAATAGCCCCCATCTGAATCCCCCGTGGCTCTCCCATGCAGCAGCACCGTGCCCCCTGCTGGTGTCCACTAGCTGCTCCCACCACTCCCTGCCTGTGTCTGTCTCCGGCCCGACCCCTTTGCTGTCCCTCCCCAGGTGCCTACTCCCTGTCCATCCGGGACTGGGACGAGATGAAGGGCGACCACGTGAAGCACTATAAGATCCGGAAGCTGGATAACGGTGGCTATTACATCACCACGCGGGCCCAGTTCGAGACCATCCAGGAACTGGTCCACCATTACATAGGTAAGGGGAGGGCgagccagggctgggcagggatggcacCGGAGGGAGCGTGGCGTGCGGAGATGGGTTCAGCCAGAGGGCTCCATTGGGTCTTGGAGCCCCCAGGCCCTAGGGAGGTTGAGGGGGGCAGTTGTGGCGCTGGCCTGTGCAGACCGAAGTAGGGACGTGGGTGAGCTGGAGGGGGCCTGCTGCGTGTCTTGGAGATGCCGTTGGCCTTTCTGCACCCTGCCCAGAAGCTGCAATGAAATCCACCAGCCTGGCCTTCCCGAGACGCCTTCGGCCCATCCCCAGCCCTTGAGAGAAGCCCCCAAATCTGAGCTGGGGGGATCCCAGCCTGTGGCAGCCAGAGAAGCAGGGGCTTTGGCTCGGAGCGGAGCGGGGATGCCCCAGAGCGGGGGCTCTGGGAGACGTCTCCTTCCTGCGCGGGAGGAGCCCTTGGGGAACCTGTGCCCGGGTTGATGGGCCTCTGCGAATTCCTTGTGCTGCAATGAAActctccccggctggagctcaggctcaccgcagcccctctcctcccaccgTCCCTCCCTCCTCGTCTAGCagcaccccccacctcctggcaTCCTATACCAGCCAAagcagcggggggtggggtggctccTTTGGtcactgcccaccccaccccccaccccagcaccgaTCAGACGCCAGCCCGTGGGAGCAATGCACAGACCAAGGGGGTCAGACCAGTGAGGGCCCCCCAGCAACCGCGCGCTGGCTGGGAGACGGCCGAGCTCCACAGTCGCCGTTCAGTGCTGACCAACGGGCCAGGGCCAGGACAGCTGGGAAACCCGCTGCTTGGGGCTGGACTGCCCagggagtcaggctgggctcagacTGGGGCAGCGCGAGCTTAGCAGGCCCCACTGGCGGGTAGAAGGGGCCCATCGGGTACAGAGCTCCGGCGGGCTCCTCCCCACGACTCGCACCCAAAGAGCTCTGCTGAACCCCCGCGCGATCCTCCCGATTGCAAAGACCAGGCGTGACTCCTTAGGGGATCCCCTGCAACgagccccccagctcctgccctccgCTTTGGCTAGCGTTGCCACCTGCCGCTGCTTCTCCTGCAGGACAGGCCTGCTGCCCCGTGAGCAGGGCCCCAACGTGGCCCCCTGTGTGGGGCAGGTGAGAGGCGTGGCTGTGCTGccccctggggctggcagggatgtgttttctctctccctgccctcgAGTGCCTCGTCTCTCCGTCTGTGCTCTCATCTGTCTTTTTCTTCTCGCTCCTTCCTTCCCTCGGCTCTGTCCGCAAGAGCGAGCTGCGGGCCTGTGCTGCCGCCTGGCCGTGCCGTGCCACAAGGGGATGCCCAAGCTGGCAGACCTGTCTGTCAAAACCAAAGACGTGTGGGAGATCCCGCGAGAGTCGCTGCAGCTGATCAAGAAACTGGGCAATGGGCAGTTTGGGGAAGTGTGGATGGGTAGGACTCTTCAGGCGAGCGGGGGGGCTgagccaggaggggaggggagaacccCAGGCCCTGCGACCAGCCAGGGCGAGGGGAGGCACACCACCGACTGGATCCATCCAGGGCATCCCAGGGACGCGGCGGGAAGAGACCGGGCTTGTTATTGGCGGGAGACTTCATGAGCCATCCGCAGGGTCTCCTGGTTAGCAATCTCAGCAGGACTGACTGAGCCCTGGGGACTGAAGTCACTTCTTACCCCTCGGGctggccaggctgggggtgcgggggggccacttccttgctgtggatgcgtggggaggaggggggcttcCCTCCCCAGACTCTCTCTAGCACGAGCGTCTCGCTCGCGCACATGGGAATTGGCTCAAGGAAACGTGCTGCTGAAAGCCATCAGGCCTGTTCCTTCTACACAGCAGGGGAGTTGCCATTGGATCCAGCCTAGTGCCACCCCTCCCCTGGTGGTGGGGAGCTCCTGATCGCCTGCTCTGGGTTGCTCTGTCGGAGTCTAACCACTCTCTGCTGGCTCTAGGGCCCGGGCCAGCGAATCTGTGGAGGGAGGGAACAAATCAATCAATTAATCCAGACTCAGCCTGGCCTCCAAGCTGGCTGCATGGCACTGCCATTTGCGCCTGGTTCTGCCCCACTAAGCAGCCAGACCTGGCAGCCAGTAACTCCTCTCTGCGCACCTGTCTGGAGGGCGGGTCTGGGCAGCCATAACTGACCCGTCCTCTTgtcggggaggtgggggctgcagggcagatcCAGGCCGGACCCGTGTACCCACGGGGAAACCCTGCCCTGGCAGGACAAACCCACCTCTGCTATGATCCTACCCGTTGCATCCCGGGAACGCAGGTGAACAGCGCCAGCTGGTGGACAAGTCAGCTGGCGCCAAGGCAGGCGATCAATCcaagcctgggctcccctcctccgcctctcagcccttgtgcatgtgcatgcCGAATTCATCCCAttctccactcccccctccctctcttccacctcctccccatcatCCCATCCCCTGCAGAGTTCAATGACGGTCTGTGCCATCTACTAACCCGGGTATGCCCCAATATGAAGCCCCAGACTATGAGCCTGTCTAAAGACGCCTGGGAAATAACGCGGGAGTCCGTAAGCTTGGACAAGAAGCTTGGCATGGGCTGTTTCGGAGACGTGTGGATGGGTAAGGCGGGCACCGTGCAGCGGGAGGATGGGGCCGGGGCCAGAGGTTGATTATtgcagggctgggagaggctggggggtgggagggagggtggatcCATCTGGTCCCCACCAGACCCACAGGTTCTGATTATTTACATAGGGGCAGGACTGAGGGTCTCTGCCTGTCAGATGTGGGGAGGGGGTCTCAGGGAAGCCTCTCTGAAGTTTTCCAGCCCATATGGGAGTGTGGGAAGGGAATTCGCCCCATTCCAAGTGGGGCTCCTACACTGGGGggaagctcgggggggggggactttcaGATCCCTGTCCCTGAAATGGGGTGAGACATGGGCACCCATTGCTTgtcctgtggggggcgggggcgtgaGACACAGGCATCCCTTGCCCATCCcatgggggagcgggggctgacCTGGGGATCTCTGCAGGGAAGGGGTGCGAGTGACTCAGGGTCTGCTACCTGCCCTGGGAGTGACAAGGGCTTCTCTACTGGGCTCTTCATCCTGGaggcatttccccctcccccccccgccctccctggAGCTGgcactgactgccccccacctgcaTCGCCATTGCCGGTCGGGGCGGGCGCGCCGTGACACTGTCCCCCTTCCCGCTGGCTCCAGGCACGTGGAACGGCACCACCAAGGTGGCGGTGAAGACGCTGAAGCCGGGCACCATGTCCCCGGAGGCCTTCCTGGAGGAGGCCCAGATCATGAAGCGGCTCCGGCACGACAAGCTGGTGCAGCTCTACGCCGTGGTGTCGGAGGAGCCCATCTACATCGTCACCGAGTTCATGAGCCAAGGTGAGAACCGGGCGcagccccggggcggggggggggggggtcgttgGCTGATTGGCTTCCTGACCCAGCTGTGTCTGCACCAGGACAAGGGACTTGGAGAACACAGCGACTTctagccgggggtggggggcagggctggaggctcACGTCCTgatgctccctctcccctccccaggaagcTTGCTGGATTTCCTGAAGGACGGGGATGGCCGGTTCTTGAAGCTGCCCCAGCTGGTGGACATGGCGGCCCAGGTACCGGCTGATGGGTCCCGGAGGGGGCGGGAAGCAGGAATCGCCAGGGCCGGAGAGCCAACAactggccgggggagggggctcctTGCAACCTGCCCAGCACAGCCATgtcctgggtggggaggggctggaactAACCCCCAGGAGGTGAGGGAGGGTCTGcaccccagccagccatggggagggggtggagaggggatgggggcttGCCCAGGGCACCGGCGTTCTCACCACGCACTCCCCGCCCACAGATCTCGGCCGGCATGGCCTACATCGAGCGGATGAACTATATCCACCGGGACTTGCGTGCCGCCAACATCCTGGTGGGTGACAACCTGGTGTGTAAGATCGCGGACTTCGGCCTGGCCCGCCTCATCGAGGACAACGAGTACACGGCACGCCAAGGTGGGCCTGGGCTCTCGGGctgtgcccagggctgggagttgcTGAGCTCTCCTTTGCCCCAGATGGACCATGGGGCAGAGTGAcctccccaaccccaaccccatcctCCCGCAGCACCCACGTGTCAACACTGGGGGAGGCAAAGGGGCCACTGATCCCCCGCTGACATCAGACCTGAGGAGCCCTGTGCCCTAGCTGGCGGTGGGCATGCTGCCCCAGGGGAACTTGCCCCCTGCGGTGgtctcatcccctgccccatctcaTCTACCTCGTCTCCCCGCAGGTGCCAAGTTCCCCATCAAGTGGACGGCCCCGGAGGCTGCTCTCTATGGGAAGTTTACTATCAAGTCAGACGTGTGGTCCTTCGGCATCCTCCTGACGGAGCTCGTCACCAAGGGCCGCGTGCCCTACCCAGGTACAGCTGTCTGGCACCAAGAGGCAGCCGctggctctgcccccctcctGTTGGGGTTGTGTTCGTtagtgggggctgctggggcttGTGCTGGtccaggggagggagcagggtctaggggttagagcagcaGTCTAGGCGttgggtctattcccagctctgggaggggagtggtgtttAGCAGGTAGCGCACTGGGGTCTAtgactggctctgccactggcctgtggggtgaccttgggcaactcacagccccactctgtgcctcagtttccccatctgtaaaacggggataatgctGCTGACTCTGTTGGGAAGTGCCCGGAGAGCTACTGATGAGAAGCTCTATAGAGGAACTAGGCAGCATTAGTAGCggttagagcagtggggcctgccggtcaggactcctgggttctcttcccatcACTGACACTACTGATGTGACCACTTCCCTCGTGCCTCAGCAGGGTGGGGCCATAGcaagtccctccctccccatggaaaTACCCATCATTAATGCCCGCAAAGCACCTCCTAGCCGCAGCCCCGACTCAGCCGCTGTCCTTGTTGCGCAGGCATGAATAACCGGGAGGTGCTGGAGCAGGTGGAGCGGGGGTACCGTATGCAGTGCcccagcagctgtccctcatCCCTGCACGAGTTGATGGTGCAGTGCTGGAAGAAGGAACCCGAGGAGCGCCCCACTTTCGAATATCTCCAGTCCTTCCTGGAAGACTATTTCACTGCCACAGAGCCTCAGTACCAGCCGGGGGACAACCAGTGAGCCCCGCTCTCTGAGCCGGCCGGCCGTGCCCAGGGCCCCTTCCCTGCAGCGGCTGCACCAGGCCAGGACTTCCCAGGCGGTACTGGGCCAGGACTTGCCATGccagccggccccgggccaggaCTTCCCTCTTTGTTCAATCTGGGCCAGATCCCTTTTTTACAGTCCCCTTTTGGGGGTTTTGTTACTTTCCTGCCATCTGCGCTCCCCTCACTCTGCCCTGGAGGGGGGTGCTTTGCACAAATGCCTCCTATTCTAATGAGGATCCTATCCCAGGGCCAttctcggggagggggggagtgtgcTGAGTGaggctgccctgcagcccccctgttgGTCCCACATAGAgaaatcccctccctgcccctttccaaCTGCCTTCAACACCTAGCTCTTAACCTGAGAgagaggtgtggtttttttttttttttttttcttccctgggGAGCAATGAGGCCATGCTGCCTGCAGGGGCCAGCCCAGCCTGCAGGGAGCGTCTAGGAGCGTCTCTCCAACCTCAGGGGGCCAATGTGGGTGCCCTGGGCTTCAGAGGTGGCAGTGACCAGGCCCGCTGCACCTCAGTGGCCTTGGACGGGGCCAGGCCCATCATCCCCCAACTGGATTGCAGCAGCTTTGGAGCGTGTCCGTCAGGCCGTTGTCTCCTGGGGCTGACAGTTGCGCCCCGTCTCCGGCCCCCCTGCTCTTGAGCATCGTCCCGCTCCCCCCACCCGGCTGCTGGTGCCCCCCTCCTGGAGTTGGTGCCGTCATCTGCCCCAAGTGCCTGGGGCGGAGGAGAGAGTCTTTGACTCAGTATGGGGGGGCTGTAGGGTGCCCAGGCCACGGGATGCTCTCCACTGGCCATGCAAGGCCTGGATGgaggctgggagaggggatgggtggAAGGTAACTAGTCCCCCCTCCCTCTCGCAGCCCAGCCATGTGCCCTGACCCCCAGGAGGGGGGGGAcaggtttggggggggtgggggctttcCATCTCTAGGAGCCCATGTCTCACGTGGGGCGGCTGTTGCCCAGCCTGGGCCACCACTGTGTGCCCCTCGCTGCTAGTCCTAACATGCTGTGGGGGCAGAAGCCCATTGCCGACCACTCCCCCAGCCAGTCCTCAAGCCTCCTCAGTAGCATTACAAAGCCGGGGGGTCAGGAAGTGTCTCCCGGGTGGAGGCAGCACCCCCCGC includes these proteins:
- the FGR gene encoding tyrosine-protein kinase Fgr isoform X1, which translates into the protein MGCVYCKEKESNKGQTENIDGTTGSASKSCYGPDPTQQNPSSSFTRIPDFNNFHSTPAGAPAFMGPGLYPNSTLCGGGITGGGVTLFIALYDYEARTEDDLTFLKGEKFHIINNTEGDWWEARSLNTGATGYVPSNYVAPVDSIQAEEWYFGKMGRKDAERQLLCQGNPRGTFLIRESETTKGAYSLSIRDWDEMKGDHVKHYKIRKLDNGGYYITTRAQFETIQELVHHYIERAAGLCCRLAVPCHKGMPKLADLSVKTKDVWEIPRESLQLIKKLGNGQFGEVWMGTWNGTTKVAVKTLKPGTMSPEAFLEEAQIMKRLRHDKLVQLYAVVSEEPIYIVTEFMSQGSLLDFLKDGDGRFLKLPQLVDMAAQISAGMAYIERMNYIHRDLRAANILVGDNLVCKIADFGLARLIEDNEYTARQGAKFPIKWTAPEAALYGKFTIKSDVWSFGILLTELVTKGRVPYPGMNNREVLEQVERGYRMQCPSSCPSSLHELMVQCWKKEPEERPTFEYLQSFLEDYFTATEPQYQPGDNQ
- the FGR gene encoding tyrosine-protein kinase Fgr isoform X2, whose product is MGCVYCKEKESNKGQTENIDGTTGSASKSCYGPDPTQQNPSSSFTRIPDFNNFHSTPAGAPAFMGPGLYPNSTLCGGGITGGGVTLFIALYDYEARTEDDLTFLKGEKFHIINNTEGDWWEARSLNTGATGYVPSNYVAPVDSIQAEEWYFGKMGRKDAERQLLCQGNPRGTFLIRESETTKGAYSLSIRDWDEMKGDHVKHYKIRKLDNGGYYITTRAQFETIQELVHHYIEFNDGLCHLLTRVCPNMKPQTMSLSKDAWEITRESVSLDKKLGMGCFGDVWMGTWNGTTKVAVKTLKPGTMSPEAFLEEAQIMKRLRHDKLVQLYAVVSEEPIYIVTEFMSQGSLLDFLKDGDGRFLKLPQLVDMAAQISAGMAYIERMNYIHRDLRAANILVGDNLVCKIADFGLARLIEDNEYTARQGAKFPIKWTAPEAALYGKFTIKSDVWSFGILLTELVTKGRVPYPGMNNREVLEQVERGYRMQCPSSCPSSLHELMVQCWKKEPEERPTFEYLQSFLEDYFTATEPQYQPGDNQ